In one Aromatoleum aromaticum EbN1 genomic region, the following are encoded:
- a CDS encoding DUF3422 family protein, with translation MPLFEEHPQRRALNDEVHSRPPVPLNTPELVSYLAFLHVDGSADLEPAHLHQLAAQLGLPEPGTDTGHVSLELGEFRLSWERHSEFSSYTFFRHVPGTGDGDGADPALLTVPAGWRKGIPGQLIVATQVEVRDADEVPPETIIAQEGHDFTPTVASQIAGGAGWVLTDFRIVDGFSRFVVFNRSLTPRQAGRSVQRLVEIETYRVMALLAFPVAKDVGRLLARAEGELADLMDNMGNSTSTDDERHVLNRLTRLAAEVERSVARTTFRFGAAAAYYQLVRQRIEDLREVRLDGYPPIREFMDRRLAPAIATCATMARRQEDLSGRIARNSQLLRTRVDIEIERQNQELLAQMNRRAKLQLRLQETVEGLSVVAITYYASQLVQYLAKGGKDYLAPATPEVITAVSIPIIAGLVALGLRRMRRQLAAEEAVPGH, from the coding sequence ATGCCCCTGTTCGAAGAACACCCCCAGCGCCGCGCGCTGAACGACGAAGTTCACTCGCGCCCGCCGGTGCCGCTCAATACGCCGGAGCTCGTCAGCTACCTCGCCTTCCTCCACGTCGACGGCAGCGCCGATCTCGAGCCCGCGCACCTTCACCAGCTCGCCGCGCAACTCGGCCTGCCGGAGCCGGGCACCGACACCGGCCACGTATCGCTGGAGCTTGGCGAATTTCGCCTCAGCTGGGAACGGCACAGCGAATTCTCGAGCTATACGTTTTTCCGCCACGTCCCCGGCACCGGCGATGGCGATGGCGCCGATCCTGCGCTGCTGACGGTTCCCGCCGGGTGGCGCAAGGGCATCCCGGGTCAGCTGATCGTCGCCACTCAGGTCGAAGTGCGCGATGCGGACGAGGTTCCGCCGGAAACGATCATTGCCCAGGAGGGCCATGACTTCACCCCGACCGTCGCGTCGCAGATCGCCGGCGGCGCGGGATGGGTGCTGACCGACTTCCGCATCGTCGATGGTTTTTCGCGCTTCGTCGTCTTCAACCGCTCGCTGACGCCGCGGCAGGCCGGCCGCAGCGTCCAGCGGCTCGTCGAGATCGAAACCTATCGCGTCATGGCGCTGCTCGCGTTCCCCGTCGCGAAAGACGTCGGTCGGCTGCTCGCGCGCGCCGAGGGGGAACTCGCCGACCTGATGGACAATATGGGCAATTCGACCTCGACCGACGACGAACGCCACGTCCTGAACCGGCTGACCCGCCTCGCCGCCGAAGTCGAGCGCTCCGTCGCGCGCACGACGTTTCGCTTCGGTGCCGCCGCCGCGTATTACCAGCTGGTACGCCAGCGCATCGAGGACCTGCGCGAAGTCCGTCTCGACGGCTACCCGCCGATCCGCGAGTTCATGGACCGCCGGCTCGCTCCGGCAATCGCGACCTGCGCGACCATGGCTCGCCGGCAGGAAGACCTGTCGGGCCGCATCGCGCGCAATTCGCAGCTGCTGCGCACGCGTGTCGACATCGAGATCGAGCGGCAGAACCAGGAACTTCTCGCGCAGATGAACCGGCGCGCGAAGCTGCAGCTGCGGCTGCAGGAGACGGTCGAAGGCCTGTCGGTCGTCGCGATCACGTATTACGCGTCGCAGCTCGTGCAATACCTCGCGAAAGGTGGCAAGGACTACCTCGCCCCGGCGACCCCGGAAGTCATCACCGCAGTGTCGATCCCGATCATCGCCGGCCTGGTCGCGCTCGGCCTGCGCCGCATGCGCCGCCAGCTTGCCGCCGAAGAGGCAGTGCCGGGCCACTGA
- a CDS encoding phosphoribosylaminoimidazolesuccinocarboxamide synthase, whose product MAQPLFESTIKSLPLLGRGKVRDIYAVDADKLLIVTSDRLSAFDVILPDPIPDKGRVLTAMAAFWFARLGHIVPNQLTGIDPESVVASDERDQVRGRSLVVKRLKPLPIEAVVRGYVIGSGWKDYQDTGAICGIRLPAGLAQAAKLPSPIFTPASKADVGDHDENISFAAAQTRCAAELTGLLAGSGTNGARLATEARDAAITLYVEAANYAAGRGIIIADTKFEFGIDSAGTLHLIDEALTPDSSRFWPADSYREGISPPSYDKQYVRDYLETLTWGKKAPGPHLPADVIAKTAAKYREAFERLTGQSLA is encoded by the coding sequence GTGGCCCAACCCCTGTTCGAATCCACCATCAAGAGCCTGCCGTTGCTCGGTCGCGGCAAGGTCCGCGACATCTACGCCGTCGATGCCGACAAGCTGCTGATCGTCACCAGCGACCGGCTGTCCGCATTCGACGTGATCCTGCCGGACCCGATTCCCGACAAGGGGCGCGTGCTGACCGCGATGGCCGCGTTCTGGTTCGCACGCCTCGGCCACATCGTGCCGAACCAGCTCACCGGCATCGACCCCGAATCGGTCGTCGCCAGCGACGAGCGCGACCAGGTGCGCGGCCGCTCGCTCGTCGTCAAGCGACTCAAGCCGCTGCCGATCGAGGCCGTCGTGCGCGGCTACGTGATCGGCTCGGGCTGGAAGGACTACCAGGACACCGGCGCGATCTGCGGCATCAGGCTGCCCGCAGGGCTCGCGCAGGCGGCGAAGCTGCCGTCGCCGATCTTCACCCCGGCGTCGAAAGCCGACGTCGGCGACCATGACGAAAACATCTCGTTCGCCGCAGCCCAGACGCGCTGCGCCGCCGAGCTGACCGGTCTCCTGGCCGGCAGCGGCACGAACGGCGCCCGTCTCGCCACCGAGGCGCGGGATGCGGCAATCACGCTGTACGTCGAAGCGGCAAACTATGCCGCCGGGCGCGGCATCATCATCGCAGACACGAAGTTCGAGTTCGGCATCGATTCCGCAGGCACGCTGCATCTCATCGACGAGGCGTTGACGCCGGACTCGTCGCGTTTCTGGCCGGCCGACAGCTACCGCGAAGGCATCAGCCCACCGAGCTACGACAAGCAGTACGTGCGCGATTACCTCGAGACGCTGACGTGGGGCAAGAAAGCGCCCGGCCCGCACCTGCCGGCCGACGTCATCGCAAAGACCGCGGCGAAGTACCGCGAAGCGTTCGAGCGCCTCACCGGACAGTCGCTGGCCTGA
- a CDS encoding PA2778 family cysteine peptidase gives MLPFAALCAAMLLMLALTGCAVQAPRLLGHPPPDLPRQVELVKTPFFPQLELQCGPAALATALSANGPMIRPQALVDEVFLPGREGSLQLEMLAGARRHGMVATLLPGSLEAVMRETAAGHPVVVLQNLGLSWAPTWHYAVVIGYDLDAAIFVLRSGTSERLELAFRTFEHTWDRSQRWAFVALPPGRLPATATEDEATRALVAFERNAPPDAAARAYAAALARWPDSLVLAMGLGNARHAAGDKAGAEQAFRDAAARHDSAAAWNNHASVLLELGRRDEARRAAQRAVELGGPLREAALTTLRAIDRQER, from the coding sequence GCTCGCGCTGACAGGCTGCGCGGTCCAGGCGCCGCGGCTGCTCGGCCACCCGCCGCCCGACCTGCCACGGCAGGTCGAGCTGGTGAAGACGCCGTTCTTCCCGCAGCTGGAACTCCAGTGCGGACCGGCTGCGCTGGCGACGGCGCTATCGGCGAACGGTCCCATGATCCGGCCGCAAGCGCTCGTCGACGAGGTGTTCCTGCCCGGTCGCGAAGGGTCGCTGCAGCTCGAGATGCTCGCCGGGGCGCGACGCCACGGCATGGTCGCGACGCTGCTGCCGGGTTCGCTCGAAGCGGTGATGCGCGAGACCGCAGCGGGCCATCCGGTGGTCGTGCTGCAGAACCTCGGCCTGTCATGGGCGCCGACCTGGCACTACGCGGTCGTGATCGGCTATGACCTCGACGCGGCGATCTTCGTACTGCGCTCCGGCACGAGCGAGCGCCTCGAACTCGCGTTCCGCACTTTCGAACACACTTGGGACCGGTCACAACGCTGGGCCTTCGTCGCGCTGCCTCCCGGCAGGCTACCGGCCACGGCGACCGAGGACGAAGCGACGCGCGCGCTCGTCGCATTCGAACGCAATGCTCCGCCCGATGCCGCCGCGCGAGCCTACGCCGCCGCTCTCGCGCGCTGGCCCGACAGCCTGGTGCTGGCGATGGGTCTCGGCAACGCGCGCCATGCAGCCGGCGACAAGGCCGGCGCCGAACAGGCGTTCCGCGACGCCGCTGCCCGCCACGATTCGGCCGCGGCATGGAACAACCACGCTTCAGTGCTGCTTGAACTCGGACGACGGGATGAAGCGAGACGCGCCGCGCAGCGCGCAGTCGAGCTTGGCGGCCCGCTGCGCGAAGCCGCGCTCACGACGCTGCGTGCAATCGATCGACAGGAGCGATAG
- a CDS encoding OmpA family protein: MMKTALLATVTTLLIAGCAQNPYYGDTAKTARGATIGAGAGAVLGSVVSGSGDRTKGGLIGAAVGATVGGLIGRQMDKQEAELREQMAGTGVEVQRQGDTIRLQAPENITFDTNRADIKPQFQPVLGQLAQSIQQYPDTVIQVEGHTDSVGSASYNQTLSENRAGAVRSYLIQRGVDANRLAAVGYGLTRPVADNSTAAGRAQNRRVEMLIVPAQQSTQQQPAQQPQQTPRY; the protein is encoded by the coding sequence ATGATGAAAACAGCCCTTCTTGCCACCGTCACGACGCTGCTGATCGCCGGTTGCGCCCAGAACCCCTACTATGGCGACACCGCGAAAACCGCCCGCGGAGCGACGATCGGTGCCGGTGCCGGCGCGGTGCTGGGCAGCGTCGTCTCGGGATCGGGTGATCGCACCAAAGGCGGCCTGATCGGCGCGGCCGTCGGCGCGACGGTCGGCGGCCTGATCGGCCGCCAGATGGACAAGCAGGAAGCGGAACTGCGCGAGCAGATGGCGGGCACCGGCGTCGAGGTCCAGCGCCAAGGCGACACGATCCGTCTGCAGGCCCCGGAGAACATCACGTTCGACACGAACCGCGCGGACATCAAGCCGCAGTTCCAGCCGGTGCTGGGCCAGCTCGCGCAGAGCATCCAGCAGTATCCGGACACCGTCATCCAGGTCGAAGGACACACCGACTCCGTCGGCTCCGCGAGCTACAACCAGACGTTGTCCGAGAACCGTGCCGGCGCGGTGCGCAGCTACCTGATCCAGCGCGGCGTTGACGCGAACCGGCTGGCGGCAGTGGGCTATGGCCTGACGCGGCCCGTTGCCGACAACAGCACCGCAGCCGGGCGCGCGCAGAACCGGCGCGTCGAAATGCTGATCGTCCCGGCGCAGCAGTCGACCCAGCAACAACCGGCCCAGCAACCGCAGCAAACCCCGCGTTACTGA